Proteins encoded together in one Leucoraja erinacea ecotype New England chromosome 30, Leri_hhj_1, whole genome shotgun sequence window:
- the LOC129711419 gene encoding uncharacterized protein LOC129711419 produces the protein MKICTENDGLYYGPHPSLVCSGNFRQNTTQAWFESNTRHNAKTMAFNKDIRNQRLVQTNLTCVSQSYGQPVVFPLPATVSHCGQQSNVEPFRQKPKLGNSMRDRGNTNSMSLVESKVLPTEWGSYSQDSERNININRSKGSAEIKKETHRKQKKYFHGDENLPPTRLSSQDVCGTYLSHVFENHYDSMSFDSPNNVSQSLINGQPNAQRSVLKSSRTSASLHHSMIRLSDSDYKARHISSKDAHTNLAHYPLDYLHFPLGNEREESSVKMYPNKTKSQDISKTPDCDCSVLYNDCLLNDKCSHPVLHVPELCSNIKSWLCPPGLTCIYGRHEIAASGMIISESEVSVGDCHKTSHVIASDRKIQEMTGTLTFSQKDIKGLHHPCALRRTCAGILCYIPTKSIDLSDSVIEMETNRRMPDEGKKSGTEDMFSNDVENEKMLSEKSMDSSLKHRVKPRYPGIISNIYNKHHRTMNDLRKQESGQSPVYGGLSLAPCENNSTSGDFCSKEEGEEILDLETIADENGAVEMNPNSDYSENSTPWRGEGNNDGKNFNMTVADNTTSFSWEHEPILMVSLKCNVTTKKLLQTFPPMDSQMLQRTKYRGFSLDDRTKIPVKR, from the exons ATGAAAATTTGTACAGAGAATGATGGATTATATTATGGCCCACATCCAAGCTTGGTTTGTTCTGGCAATTTCAGACAGAATACAACGCAAGCCTGGTTCGAGAGCAATACAAGGCACAATGCAAAAACTATGGCCTTCAACAAGGACATACGCAACCAGCGATTGGTACAAACCAACTTGACCTGCGTTTCTCAGAGCTATGGGCAGCCAGTGGTGTTTCCACTACCGGCAACAGTTTCACACTGTGGACAGCAATCCAATGTAGAACCCTTCAGACAGAAGCCTAAACTTGGAAACTCCATGAGGGACAGAGGCAATACAAACTCTATGTCGCTCGTAGAATCCAAGGTTTTACCAACAGAGTGGGGATCATATTCACAGGATTCTGAGAGAAATATAAACATTAATCGGAGTAAGGGATCTGCTGAGATTAAGAAAGAAACCCACAGGAAGCAGAAGAAATACTTTCATGGGGATGAGAATTTGCCTCCAACAAGGTTAAGCAGTCAAGATGTTTGTGGCACATATCTCTCGCACGTCTTTGAGAATCATTATGATTCAATGAGTTTTGATTCTCCAAATAACGTCAGCCAATCGTTGATAAATGGGCAACCCAATGCACAACGCTCTGTTTTGAAATCATCCCGAACATCTGCAAGTCTGCATCACTCAATGATCAGGCTCAGTGATAGTGACTATAAAGCAAGACACATTTCAAGCAAAGATGCACACACTAATTTGGCCCACTACCCTTTAGACTATTTACATTTTCCTCTTGGTAATGAAAGAGAGGAATCTTCAGTAAAAATGTatccaaataaaacaaaaagcCAAGATATATCAAAGACACCGGACTGCGATTGTTCGGTTTTATATAACGATTGTCTTCTGAATGATAAATGTTCACATCCTGTGTTGCATGTGCCTGAACTTTGTTCAAATATCAAGAGTTGGTTGTGCCCTCCTGGGCTAACATGCATTTATGGCAGACATGAGATTGCTGCCAGTGGTATGATAATTTCTGAATCAGAGGTTTCTGTAGGTGACTGTCACAAAACCTCCCATGTTATTGCCTCTGATAGGAAGATCCAGGAAATGACTGGCACACTAACATTTTCCCAAAAGGACATAAAAGGCTTGCATCACCCTTGTGCTTTGCGTCGAACATGTGCAGGTATTTTATGTTATATTCCAACAAAGTCAATAGACTTGTCTGACTCTGTGATTGAAATGGAGACTAATCGGAGAATGCCAGATGAAGGAAAAAAATCAGGTACTGAAGACATGTTTTCAAATGACGTGGAAAATGAGAAAATGTTATCAGAAAAGTCTATGGACTCCAGCCTGAAACATCGAGTTAAACCCCGTTATCCTGGCATCATTAGTAATATTTACAACAAACACCACAGAACTATGAATGATTTGCGGAAACAGGAGTCTGGCCAAAGCCCAGTTTATGGAGGTCTCTCCCTGGCACCGTGTGAGAACAATTCAACTTCGGGAGATTTCTGCAGCAAGGAAGAGGGGGAAGAAATACTTGATCTGGAGACCATAGCGGATGAAAACGGAGCAGTGGAAATGAATCCAAATTCAGATTATTCAGAGAATTCCACTCCTTGGCGAGGAGAGGGAAATAACGATGGAAAAAACTTTAACATGACAGTGGCAGATAATACAACTTCTTTCAGCTGGGAACATGAACCAATCCTAATGGTATCTTTAAAATGTAATGTCACAACAAAGAAGCTCCTGCAAACATTCCCACCGATGGACAGCCAGATGTTACAG AGAACTAAATATCGAGGATTTTCTTTGGATGATAGGACAAAGATACCCGTGAAAAGGTAA